AGAAAGTAGTGACATTTTATTTGTCAGTCATTTGTGACCCTATTCATTTGCTTGTCTTCTGGTTTCTGAAGGAAATCTGAAATCGAATACTATGCCATGTTGGCCAAAACTGGTGTCCATCACTACAGTGGCAATAATATTGAATTGGGCACAGCATGTGGGAAATACTACAGAGTATGCACGCTGGCTATCATTGatccaggtatttttttttaagtcagaataatttttttcctttataatgtAATTACAGGTATTCTTTGCTATACCAATGTCTGATCCCTAGGTTCAGATACTGAGAATTTGGATAGAGCAAGTGATATCCTGTagttttatttcacagagaattGATAATGAATATCAATACATTGTAATAGATCTTGttataagtgaaatctttttacTTTGAAATGAATTTGGTTTGAAGCACTTACATAATTAGGACCTTGGTAAAGGTGAAATTATAAATGGGGAGAGTATTCAAATGAAATAGTTGAAGAAAGGAATTTTTACTGTCTGCCTAAGAACAGATAAAATTAAGTTGAGGAAAAGAAGTTCCTACAAATACAGATCATGTTATATTTTGAACTTACGagtttttaattcataaaatacTGCGAATATTCTCGCTGTTCTGATTTTGTAATAATCAGGGCAGGCTAAACATTCGCTATATTAAGACCATGCATGTGTCCCCAGACCTAGTTCTTTCCCTAGGTTTGGTTTTATCAATGCTGGTGATAAACCACGTCTGATTGATAGATATATCTTATATGGGAAATGCCTATGACTAGGTATCTGATCATCTTGAGAAATGACAGCAAAGCTAGTGTCAGAACTTTTAAAGATAACCATTGCTAATTTGATGATTACCAGTTGTGATTAAATGACTTGTAAaactattgtgttttattttctaggtgattctgatatCATTAGAAGCATGCCAGAACAGACTGGTGAAAAGTAAATCACAcgcaatttttctttaataaaactggCCACagcttgttttaaaaacatggtaTTTGTTGCcgttttttcctttatatctttttgtttccATACCCTTTCTGAAGATAGGATTTGAGGGGATAAGGCAGTTAGATGTGGTGGCAAGACTTTTTGGTTAAGAACTCTATGTCccagtatttgttttcctttttataaaggGAGTGCAGAGTTCCTTTCCtctactagattttttttaaagattccagtCTTTTAAAAGTGTTGATACTATTGGCATTTTATATTTGAGTATGTTTGAGAGGCAGCAAAGATCAATATGTAGAATTTAATCAGAATTGCAGTTTGTAATCTGGCTTAGATCTACAGATTTGAGTAGTAGAGAGGGTAAAATGAGATTTGTACTCCCCTTCCAAAATTTTGTGTGTCTGAGAAAAGTTTTATTGAACTTTaatgaaggatttttttctatGGGTGTGCAATGGTTGAGATAGAAGATCTATACTTGGAGCGCTTCAGAAGAATCCCAGGTCTTCAATAAGTGCTAAGTCCACAGTTGCCCaaagtttgttttatattttattcctagAAGATACATTGTGAAGTATGTTTGGTGTTCAGATTTTGGGGAAACTGCATTCCATATCTTCCAAATATGTCGGACTGGAacccttttccctcttttatttccttggggACATTTTCAGGAgttacttgggaaaaaaatatatcttgattTACGGAGTCATATGTTGCTGGTAAAGTATACTCTACACATCCGTGCTGGGCTTTCAGGCTGCAGCCGTGTCAGAATTAACCTTTTCTTTTGGACTTAAGATCTTAAACAAAGATCTTAGCTCGTAGGCAGTTCAAGTAGTAGATGAGTGAGACATAGGAGATGAGGATGCCATCAGTACATTGTACAGAGTGTCCATGTCCCAGTATTTACTGAACTTGGAATCACAAGAGTCCTTTTTTAATAGCTGTGGAACAACCACGGGTGGGTGAAATTCCCAGTTTTGTATAGGAAAGGGAATGGGTTGATACTGCATGATTCTAATTTGTGTCTGAAGTTAATCTGAGGTCGTAGATAAAATTTGAAGAATAGTTGTAACTAACTAGTTTTCTTACTGATTGTTCAGTTAACTTAGTATTTCTCAATCTGggagcactactgacattttccCATGGGACAGTTCTTTGTTGTGGAGGACTGGATACTGCAGGATATTTCTCATGGTTTTCCATGTTATGATACCCAAAATATTACCCCATGTTTTCAAAAGTAGCATCTCCTGGTTAAGAGCCACAGAGCTGTGGAACTCTGTTAAGCATTCTAAAGTGCTCGTATTTTCATATCTAGAGACTAGTGTGCCCAAGGTGGTTTAAGATGTTTGAAGTTTGTCCTTGAAAAGAATTGCTTGGTCAGAGTATTGCTGGCCTCTAGTGTTATTAGTCTGTTCAACGGTTGTGAGAACTGTTTGTCTTTGGGTTAAGTAAGTTTGTGTGCTTATTTTCTACTTGGTaaattttgcctttcaaattGAGCTTGCAGTGATACAGGTTAATTTTGGATTGTTTTTCCCTCCAGGTTGATAAGTTAcaatttaatttcttcaggaatgGTTTCTGTAGGATACAATATCACAGGTACCAGTATACCATTTCTTTGTAATGATTCTGTTGCAGGATTTTTGGCTGCAGGCATTTTAGAATGATGGCTTTTAGGAAATAATTTTGTGATTTCTTGGGGCTTCTGTATAGTGATAATACACTATAAGGTCATTGAGCTTTTGCCTttatctgtgttttttgtgtACTCATTGTTTaggaagaaaggaattttttttttttaaacacacaagatattttctaatctttttttttttgaagattttatttatttatatgacagacagagatcacaagtagtcagagaggcaggcagagagagaaaggaggaagcaggctccccgccgagcagaaagcctgatgcggggctcgatcccaggaccctgggatcacaacctgagtcaacagcagaggccttaacccactgagccacccaggcgccccggaagaaAGGAATTTAAAGTTTAGAGAAAAGGAGATTAAACCTCACTCATGCTGGCTTAGGACAGCTGTGAAGAATGCCATTAAAATGCTgccagaaatagagaaaatactaCTGGCCAGGAAGATCTGGGAAGGTCTAAgttggtatttttaaatgttattttctgaTTATAATCAAAGTAATGTGTTTGGCTGGGAAGCTCTAGTATGCGGGAGATTGCAGGAAATTCCAGCCAACTGGATTTATCGCATACTTGTGCTAAGCTACCTGTTAGGTTTGGAGATAGAAATGTCCCAAAGAagagtttggttattgtggagtGTGTTAACTGCAATTGGTATGGTATCATGGCAGGGGCAAAACGTACTTAGAAAAGAAACCAAACTCTAGGCTGGTCTCGAATGCAGTTAGTTGGGCCTTTTGGAAGATCTGGTCCATGGAAAACAGTTCTCTTTGCTTTCATACCTTATTTCCAACTGCCGCTTCACACTTGGGCTCCCCATGTCTGCTGTGGCAtctgctttcctttcctcttgccCTCCTTTTCCAGGCCTACCCCAATAGCCTCTTCCAGTCTAGACTGGGTGCCTCTGAGTTACTATAGAACCTTTTTTATGGCATTAATCACACCTGTTTCTCACTAAACTAAGGAAGGCCCTAGAGGACAGACTCCGCTTTGTATCACATGAGTTCAAACAGTAGGATGAATAATGACTTTTAGGGCTTAAACATTTACTTAATTCTCTTTGATAGGCTTTTGACTTTCTAGGCCAGAATTTCATCTTCATCTTGTTTTGATAGTAGGCCTTGAGCATCTATACATGTACTGTAATTTACTACCTCCTACCTGTTTGCCTCAAAAGAGAATTAAGGAGTAGGAATCTGCCAAAGTACTTTCCTGAGCTAAGGTAAGTAAAGCATTCATTCATTGACTCAACATATACATAAATTACCATCTTTGTGTCAGACATCATGGACTGCTGAAGAGTAAAAACATAATGGCTAATAATTGAGTATCTAAAATGATACTTTACTAAGTAATGTGCACATTAAGCCATTTAATTCTCTTGACAATTCAGTGAGATCATACTTCATTCCATTTGACAGTTGAGGAAATCAAGGCTTGTAAAGGTCACCACAATAAGCCTGAATGTAAAACTTTTACACCTAAGACCTGTGTAGAGCCaaatgaggaaaaaggagaaatacttCAGATTTTAGACATATGTAAATTTTGATTGGTTGGAGGCATTTGTTTCCTTTGAAGGCCTTCTCCCCAACATGAAGAAACTTGAAAACtgattaaatgtatttaatagcTAAACATTAAGGGTTGGGGGGGGTGCAGTCTAGAGCCACTAGGGGGAGCTGGGACTCAACGGAAAGTGAAGTACAGTTGAGCTAAGGAAGCAATGCCTTACCTTAACTGGGAGTACATCTCAGAAGGTAATGCCAACCCAGGCAGTACTTACTAGCGAAAGCCCATTCAGGACCAACTGGGTGACTCAAATACAAATACATGGTTTAATACTTTGAATTGCAACTTTTCTATTTGGAGAAAATCAGATGATTTTTCAGATAAGATTGAAGATACACGAAAGAGATGTTCTCAGTCTACCACAATGCCCTTTGGGAGAACATTCTGATGAAAACACTCCTcttgaaatatttaaacaaactTACTGAAAGTGTTCTGTGTAAAAAGAATCACTTGGCATCAAATACAGTAGCTTCCATGGGAAGGGGGGTCTTTTTTTTGGTTAGAGATtatgggaggggggtggggggcagagggagaaggaatccctaggcagactccctgctgagcacggagccataCTAAcacccatcccaggaccccaagatcatggatcatgacctgagctgaaaccgagagtcagatgcccaactgactgagccattcaggtgcccctgcctttggcttttttttaatttttaaagattttatttatttatttgacagagacatcacaagtcggcagagaagcaggcagagagagggggaagcaggctccccgatgagcagagagccagatgcggggctcaatcccagggccccgggatcatgacctgagccgaaggcagagactttaaccaccgagccacgcaggcaccactacctttggctttttaaaattcagctttgAGTTTTACTATGTATGCATGTAGGTCTAGTGCCTTCCTTTTAAATGTTGTATGGTATTTCTGAGGTAGGGATCACATAATTTTATCAGTTCCCTTTCTGatgatttcagttattttcaaCTGGTGGTTTATAAACTCAAGTAGCGTTCTTCTATGGGTCGCCTTCTGTGCATGTGCTGAAGTCCTCTAGTTAGATGCTTGTGAGCGCAGCTGCTAGAGTGCAGGCTGGTGTGCCTTTTCAGTTTTACTACGTATTGACAGATTATACTCCAAAGAGCACGCCTATTTGCATTTTCACTAGTGTACAAGAGCCCCATTTtcttcatccttgccaacactgtaGTCCAATGCTAATTTTTGCCAAGCTGATTGTTTTAACTTGGGTTTTCCAGATTGCCAGTGAGAGTCGAGGTTGACCGTTTCCCACATAaccatattttgcatttaaagtgAACTAGGAATTTTACACAGAATACCATTCTCTGAAGTGGTGaattttaatattgtattaaaaaaatccaacttaATTCAAGTACATAGGTTTTATGAATTTATGCATACatccatatacatatatcaagATAAAAGTCCAATACAAAAAAATAGTCTTCCTATGGCCAGTGTTCTACAGAAGTAAGACTGCAAACTAATTTAGTCAAATGAGATCACAACACTAAGGCAGGATAAAGCAAAAGCAAATCATGTCCACAGTATGTTACAGAATAGCTTGCATAGCTTATTTATTCTCACTCGTTAATCTCATTTTAGGGTTCTGAAGGACTTTTTCTCAAATTTATACAAGTTAGTGTTGCACTTTTGCCTTTGTGTTCTATAGCAAACCAGCTTTCTAAGTCCTAGTCCTGTTTTACTTTACAACTTTTTAGACTCAATAGCCTGAGCTTTGGGGCTCAAGCTGCTTCCGTTGTAACATTTGATACAATGGCATACAAATACATAGCACATTTCATATCTTCATCTGTATCTCAGGCGGTTTTCCAGGGCTTCCATCCTTTGTGTCATTTCTTCTAGTAAATCTCAAATTAAGGAAGAGGAATCTgaattgtctatttttatttacaaTCAAATACAATTGGATGTCGCTATGTAAAAATTTGTCCTCAAAGATACAAACCTCTGGTTTTCcccatttagaaaaattttttaactctGATTGAAGGTTTATAGTAAGCCATTTAACACATGCTATCAAGACTATGAAtcccttggggcatctgggtgactcttaccagttaagtgtctgcctttggctcaggtcatgatcccagggtcctgggatcatgttccACATCAAGCCCAAGCTTGGGTtcccggctcagtgggaagcctgcttgtccctctgcctgctgttctgcctggttgtgttctctctaataaaatcttttttttttttttttttaagatttatttatttatttgacaggcagagatcacaagtaggcagagagagagaaagagggaagcgggctccccgtggagcagagagcctgatgcgatgcggggctcaatcccaggaccctgggatcacgacctgagccgaaggcagaggctgtaacccactgagctaccgaggcaccccaaataaataaaatcttaaaaaagaaaaaagactacaaATCCCCTTCAGGTTAAACACTTCAACATCAAAGCAAAGTAGTtgagttaccaaaaaaaaaaagttttttttaaatttttaaaatatttttttgagagaatgtGTGTGAGGGGGAATGGGgcgaggtggggggagagggaaagagattcccaagcaggctccaccctcaacacagagcctgaggtggggctcaatctcacaaccttcaCATCATCATCTGAGTCAAAATCGAGtcaggcttaaccagctgagccatccctttaaaaaatgtttttaaattttactcacACCTGTGTTGCTTATAAATTAGTTTGCAGTAACATACCTTTAGGAGCCAGAAGTGACAATTTGGGGAATAATATAGTAAAGAGAATTGGGTTTTAATAAGATGATGTCACGAGAGTAAAGAGATGGGAGAGTTTTCACCCATGATGCCAGATAATGGCCAAAGGGTAGCAGCACTGAAGACTTCTGACCTATGCTCTTTTACAGATAACTTCCTTAGTCTCTCGTGAAGCAGACCCTCTGAAGTGtggtgggaaaggagagaggcGAGGGGCATTAAAACAagcatttgttttcatgtaagctccttaataccctccaccAGTCCCCCTGGCAGAATGAGAGCCTGGATTCATCACCTACATTAACCACTGTCAGATTATTTTACTTAGGGGAACAGATTTCCAGCTTTCAGAAAGGGAATCGCTACATCTGTTCCTTATTATATAAACCCATTGGCAAAGAGAGAGTTCAGAATTCAACCTTCTCCCTATAGGCTAGTTGATGCATGCTGAGATAGAAATGAGCCAGCTTTAGTAAGCTTACTGAAATTTTAAGTTCAGAGCAACTGGCCATATAAAAACACTGAATCCTCATTTCTCCATTATCTCAAAGCATTCCTTTTATGTGTAATATTGGTTTAATGAATCATTGAGTCTGCTGTTCCCTTGATAAAATGTTTCATCTTAGAGTGCTGATATAAAAGATCCCAgctgccaaacaaacaaacaaaaaaccccagtcCTCTAGAAACTACATGCTTACCTACTGTGGCTGGCTGCAGTGTGGCCTGGGGCCGAAAGAAAGGTTTGGAATTTAGATGGGAGTTTGAAACTTCATCATTCTACATTCTTTGCCGAGACTTACCATACCTTTGATGAACATCAGACCTGTACAGACCCTTTTCCTCCCAGCAGAGAGGGAGTTAAATTTTAACTCTGTCTTCTCTTATTTTGTGTACTGACTGGCTGGCCTCAAACGCTGAACCCTAGAATGGCAGAGAGCAACCA
Above is a genomic segment from Mustela lutreola isolate mMusLut2 chromosome 3, mMusLut2.pri, whole genome shotgun sequence containing:
- the RPL30 gene encoding large ribosomal subunit protein eL30; the encoded protein is MVAAKKTKKSLESINSRLQLVMKSGKYVLGYKQTLKMIRHGKAKLVILANNCPALRKSEIEYYAMLAKTGVHHYSGNNIELGTACGKYYRVCTLAIIDPGDSDIIRSMPEQTGEK